From Gimesia panareensis, the proteins below share one genomic window:
- a CDS encoding IS5 family transposase (programmed frameshift), whose amino-acid sequence MTRVSRPATGRNITGSRTEPKPQLSDEQWLLIKDLFPEPPVNAAGGRPRVAPRECLEGILWVLRTGARWKDLPTFLPSPSTCWRRFKEWTEDGVFLEAWQRLLEHLDRRKLVVWSEAFGDGTFCPAKKGAPDVGKTKRGKGTKLMLLVDGNGLPLALDRASASPAEVKLIESLLDQRVLPRDPDRLIYDRAADSDPLRTELAERQIELICPHRKNRVKPATQDGRALRRYRRRWKVERTISWLFNFRRLVIRYERYSHLFLGFAQLACVFTLLNKL is encoded by the exons ATGACCCGCGTGTCACGACCTGCCACAGGTCGCAACATTACCGGGTCCAGGACGGAACCAAAACCACAACTCTCGGACGAGCAATGGCTTCTGATCAAAGATCTGTTTCCAGAACCACCGGTAAACGCAGCCGGAGGGCGGCCCAGAGTGGCTCCCCGCGAGTGCCTCGAAGGAATCCTTTGGGTATTAAGGACCGGTGCCCGATGGAAAGATTTACCAACATTTTTACCATCTCCCAGCACCTGCTGGCGGCGTTTCAAGGAATGGACCGAAGACGGTGTCTTCCTGGAAGCGTGGCAGCGATTGCTCGAACACTTAGACCGCCGGAAGCTGGTTGTCTGGTCGGAAGCATTCGGGGATGGCACATTCTGCCCCGCAAAAAAAGGGGCGC CCGATGTCGGAAAGACAAAACGGGGAAAGGGAACCAAGCTTATGCTGCTGGTCGACGGAAACGGGCTCCCTCTCGCTTTGGATCGTGCCAGTGCCTCTCCGGCAGAGGTGAAGCTGATTGAATCCCTGCTGGACCAGCGAGTTTTGCCACGCGACCCCGATCGCCTGATTTATGATCGTGCGGCCGACAGCGATCCCCTGCGCACAGAGCTGGCGGAACGGCAGATAGAGCTGATCTGTCCGCATCGCAAGAACCGTGTGAAACCAGCGACGCAAGACGGGCGTGCTCTGCGGCGATATCGACGCCGCTGGAAAGTCGAACGCACCATCAGCTGGCTGTTCAACTTTCGTCGTCTGGTAATACGATATGAACGATACAGTCATTTGTTTTTAGGATTCGCACAACTCGCGTGCGTGTTCACCTTACTTAATAAGTTATGA
- a CDS encoding DUF1570 domain-containing protein: MPVPNQQSAPEHPGIASRVIQQTVRKTGLCLLIFSALILFSPRAGLAQNPRALEIYKKQYQGLQDQFQEKLKQLAEYCQQNQQSEGAQEIAALLKELNEFDPHSYTLPRDVQPELSVSLPQAERIWRLKLKILRKEQANDLFLFSRKVLHAGFPSFAYELILETAYHDPDHRSVRQILGYVRNGAEWMTPFEREMQKRKQKWHPKFGWLPASHIDRYERGERYVNGRWMSAAQEAEIRRDFRNAWEIKTEHFEIKTNHSLEMGVKLATEMEDFYRYFHQTFAGFFNTPEQLQKLFEGARNPFRRRNNNQQHVMHYYSTREEYIQRLQKEIPQIGLTHGIYLFGDRISHFYHRPDAEGDLGTLYHEATHQLFYETGFYRGNRQVGEKNHFWAIEGIACYMESFEKHGNKFRAGNPHHIRFNAARYRLLENQYYVPLEKFAAMGRTAFQSSPNISPNYSQASGLSHFFMHAHRGEYRDAFIKQMTELYSDDSRIRNNAQTLAELTGLSYQELDREYQAYSMALQKALDERTLSQQSQ; encoded by the coding sequence ATGCCTGTTCCGAATCAACAATCTGCTCCAGAACATCCAGGGATTGCCTCCCGTGTCATTCAGCAGACTGTTCGCAAAACAGGTCTCTGTCTGTTGATCTTCTCTGCTTTGATTCTATTTTCTCCCCGCGCGGGACTGGCGCAAAATCCGCGGGCACTGGAAATCTATAAGAAACAGTACCAGGGTCTGCAGGATCAGTTTCAGGAGAAACTGAAACAACTGGCCGAATATTGTCAGCAGAATCAGCAGAGTGAAGGAGCTCAGGAAATCGCAGCTCTGCTCAAAGAGTTAAATGAGTTCGATCCGCATTCCTATACGCTGCCACGGGATGTTCAGCCGGAGCTTTCCGTCAGCCTGCCCCAGGCGGAACGGATCTGGCGGCTGAAATTGAAAATCCTGCGGAAAGAGCAGGCCAACGATCTGTTTCTCTTTTCGCGCAAAGTGCTGCATGCCGGCTTTCCCAGTTTTGCCTATGAACTGATTCTGGAAACCGCCTACCACGATCCTGATCACCGCTCGGTCAGACAGATCCTGGGGTATGTCCGCAACGGTGCGGAATGGATGACGCCCTTCGAAAGGGAGATGCAGAAACGGAAACAGAAATGGCATCCGAAGTTTGGCTGGCTGCCCGCCTCTCACATCGACCGCTATGAACGGGGGGAACGCTATGTCAACGGGCGGTGGATGTCGGCAGCACAGGAAGCAGAAATCAGACGGGATTTCCGCAACGCGTGGGAAATTAAAACCGAACACTTCGAGATCAAAACCAATCACAGTCTGGAAATGGGCGTGAAACTGGCGACAGAAATGGAAGATTTTTACCGCTATTTCCATCAGACGTTCGCCGGCTTTTTCAACACCCCCGAACAGTTGCAGAAGCTGTTTGAAGGCGCCCGCAATCCGTTCCGCCGCCGCAATAATAACCAGCAGCACGTGATGCACTATTACAGTACCCGCGAGGAATACATTCAGCGGCTGCAGAAAGAGATTCCCCAGATCGGCCTGACGCACGGCATCTACCTGTTTGGTGACCGGATCTCCCACTTCTATCATCGCCCCGATGCGGAAGGGGATCTGGGAACGCTGTATCATGAAGCAACACACCAGCTGTTTTACGAAACCGGCTTCTACCGCGGAAACCGGCAGGTGGGGGAGAAGAATCACTTCTGGGCCATCGAAGGTATCGCCTGCTACATGGAATCATTCGAGAAGCATGGCAACAAGTTCCGGGCCGGGAATCCCCATCACATCCGCTTTAATGCCGCCCGTTATCGGCTCCTGGAAAATCAGTATTACGTGCCCCTGGAAAAATTTGCCGCCATGGGACGAACGGCCTTCCAGTCCAGCCCGAACATCAGCCCCAACTACAGTCAGGCGTCAGGACTCTCTCACTTCTTCATGCACGCACACCGGGGTGAATACCGGGATGCCTTTATCAAACAGATGACAGAGCTCTACAGCGACGATTCCCGCATCCGCAACAACGCACAGACCCTCGCCGAGCTGACGGGACTCTCTTATCAGGAGCTCGACCGCGAGTACCAGGCCTATTCGATGGCACTGCAGAAAGCCCTCGACGAGCGGACACTCAGCCAGCAGTCCCAGTAA
- a CDS encoding DUF1559 domain-containing protein, which yields MALKFKMRTRQGFTLIELLVVIAIIAILIALLLPAVQQAREAARRSTCKNNLKQLGLALHNYHDSHRILPPGDVNGGGYSCSWLGSRETRNHTAYLYLLPYIEQTTMYNQINFSMATGAADGNGACTGPSQGIQTAATSHPIAVFQCPSDSYNPGPYTYSSNTAYATTKDYRTSYSVIYLSYDSTTTYGAMTGVKTAFGRNGAARIRDFKDGTSNSMLFMETPMEKDSSIRGPFVAAYVTTGAVIAAPYRKINHPTSSTNPVAVWGSPGSEHVGGCHALLADGAVRFLSENIDINLLRGIQTINGNEILGEF from the coding sequence ATGGCACTTAAGTTCAAGATGCGCACCAGACAGGGATTCACGCTGATCGAATTGCTGGTCGTAATCGCAATCATCGCGATTCTGATCGCGTTGCTGTTACCCGCGGTTCAACAGGCACGGGAAGCAGCCCGCCGGTCGACCTGCAAGAACAACCTCAAGCAGCTGGGTCTGGCATTACACAACTATCACGATTCACACCGGATCCTTCCGCCGGGGGACGTCAACGGGGGTGGCTACAGCTGCTCCTGGCTGGGAAGTCGGGAGACGAGAAATCACACCGCCTATCTCTATCTCCTGCCCTACATCGAACAGACCACGATGTACAACCAGATTAATTTTTCGATGGCGACCGGTGCTGCTGATGGTAACGGTGCCTGTACCGGTCCTTCACAGGGCATTCAGACTGCGGCAACATCGCACCCGATCGCGGTCTTCCAGTGTCCCTCCGATTCCTACAATCCCGGACCGTACACTTACAGCTCGAACACAGCCTATGCGACGACCAAAGATTATCGCACGAGCTACAGTGTCATCTATCTCAGCTATGACTCAACGACCACGTACGGCGCCATGACGGGAGTCAAAACGGCCTTCGGTCGCAATGGCGCGGCCCGCATTCGTGACTTCAAAGATGGTACGAGCAATTCCATGCTGTTCATGGAGACTCCGATGGAGAAAGACTCTTCGATCCGTGGTCCTTTCGTGGCAGCCTACGTCACCACCGGCGCCGTGATTGCTGCTCCCTACCGGAAGATCAATCACCCGACCAGTTCTACAAATCCCGTGGCTGTCTGGGGCTCACCCGGTAGCGAACACGTGGGCGGTTGTCATGCTCTCCTGGCAGATGGAGCCGTCCGTTTTCTCAGTGAGAACATCGACATCAATCTGCTGAGAGGTATTCAGACCATCAATGGCAACGAAATCTTAGGTGAGTTCTAA